Proteins co-encoded in one Sparus aurata chromosome 18, fSpaAur1.1, whole genome shotgun sequence genomic window:
- the adad1 gene encoding adenosine deaminase domain-containing protein 1 isoform X1 encodes MFQARGSFRGSIGSPFAKTHMKNLPAKLGLAESCEPLPASSGPSEDVFGQQTKGYPVKPKVSPKMLLERYRQGEVNAVSLLHQLAQVLQFHLEIKETVTTGNIQGFYFAFCVVIDGVEYKTGMGMTKKEARLKAAVLAVQDLLPTWENLNSVLPEASGVPPPLPVKEKPSISDFHPHRAIHERKNSVNLHIPHAVRDQLTKLMNSHPEFSACADTTAAFIIQTSGECEVVAFGTGNFNTKASASTSGRIVHDSHAVVTARRSLMRFLYRHLLMFFSKTANLKERSVFQHNSCSGLLSLKSGVTLHLYVNQLPKGAAQIPSKLRLNPLSISAWQVNNEISLHLSVEGKVFSVFSSAFDHSASKVVSMSATDKLTQWQVLGYQGALLSHFIEPVYVESILVGDSGCSDIRGMEISVSQRVEGITSQLPTFYCMMRPHISLVPSVATDSTDRGYFTYGINWSEGDSSLEVVDGLEGKTIEESPFKSGSALASRLCKAAMLHRFKLVAKEAQRQDLLATSSYREAKRMAKPYQEAKNMLRAYLLQQGFGSWLVKLSVSDNFSM; translated from the exons ATGTTTCAAGCAAGGGGATCATTTCGAGGATCCATAGGATCCCCATTTGCAAAAACCCACATGAAGAATTTGCCTGCGAAGCTGGGACTGGCTGAATCATGTGAACCCCTGCCAGCCTCCAGTGGTCCAAGTGAAGATGTTTTTGGCCAACAAACTAAAG GTTATCCTGTCAAGCCAAAAGTCTCACCCAAAATGCTACTTGAAAGGTACAGGCAAGGCGAGGTGAATGCCGTGTCTTTACTCCATCAGCTTGCCCAGGTTTTACAGTTCCACCTAGAAATAAAGGAAACAGTGACCACAG gcAACATacaaggcttttattttgccttcTGTGTGGTGATCGACGGGGTCGAATACAAGACCGGCATGGGAATGACCAAGAAGGAGGCGCGGCTCAAAGCGGCAGTGCTCGCTGTGCAGGACCTTCTGCCCACCTGGGAAAACCTGAATTCTGTTTTGCCTGAAGCATCAG GAGTCCCTCCACCCCTGCCAGTGAAAGAGAAGCCCTCCATCTCTGACTTCCATCCTCATAGAGCCATTCACG aaagaaagaattctGTCAACCTCCATATTCCACATGCTGTGAGGGATCAACTCACAAAACTGATGAACAGCCACCCTGAGTTCTCTGCCTGTGCTGACACCACAGCAGCATTCATTATTCAAACCT CTGGGGAATGTGAGGTGGTTGCTTTCGGCACTGGGAACTTCAACACCAAAGCGAGTGCCTCGACCAGTGGGAGGATTGTGCATGATTCACATGCGGTGGTTACTGCAAGGAGATCACTTATGAG GTTTCTGTACCGGCACCTGCTGATGTTCTTCAGCAAAACGGCCAATCTGAAGGAGAGGTCTGTCTTCCAGCACAACAGCTGCAGTGGCCTCCTCAGCCTGAAGAGTGGCGTCACCCTCCATCTCTACGTGAACCAACTGCCAAAGGGTGCTGCTCAGATTCCTTCTAAGCT GCGTCTAAACCCACTCTCCATTTCTGCATGGCAAGTCAACAATGAAATCAGCCTACACCTGTCAGTGGAGGGCAag gtgTTCTCAGTTTTCTCTTCAGCCTTTGATCACTCTGCCTCCAAGGTAGTCAGCATGTCCGCCACGGACAAGCTTACTCAGTGGCAGGTGCTGggataccagggagctttgctcaGCCACTTCATCGAGCCCGTCTATGTTGAAAGCATCCTCGTAG GTGACTCTGGCTGCAGTGATATCCGTGGCATGGAGATCTCTGTGAGCCAGCGCGTGGAGGGGATCACCTCCCAGCTGCCCACATTCTACTGCATGATGAGGCCCCACATCAGCCTGGTGCCATCTGTAGCTACTGACAGCACAGACCGTGGATATTTTACCTATGGTATCAACTGGAGCGAAGGAGACAGCTCCCTGGAGGTTGTGGATGGCCTGGAGGGCAAGACAATAGAGGA ATCTCCCTTTAAGAGTGGCTCTGCTCTGGCAAGCCGTCTGTGCAAAGCAGCAATGCTACACCGCTTCAAGTTGGTGGCCAAAGAGGCCCAGAGGCAGGATCTGCTGGCCACGAGCTCCTACAGAGAAGCTAAG AGGATGGCGAAGCCGTACCAGGAGGCCAAGAACATGCTGAGGGCGTACCTGTTACAGCAGGGGTTTGGGTCCTGGCTGGTCAAGCTTTCTGTTAGTGATAACTTCAGCATGTGA
- the adad1 gene encoding adenosine deaminase domain-containing protein 1 isoform X2 has product MFQARGSFRGSIGSPFAKTHMKNLPAKLGLAESCEPLPASSGPSEDVFGQQTKGYPVKPKVSPKMLLERYRQGEVNAVSLLHQLAQVLQFHLEIKETVTTGNIQGFYFAFCVVIDGVEYKTGMGMTKKEARLKAAVLAVQDLLPTWENLNSVLPEASGVPPPLPVKEKPSISDFHPHRAIHAGECEVVAFGTGNFNTKASASTSGRIVHDSHAVVTARRSLMRFLYRHLLMFFSKTANLKERSVFQHNSCSGLLSLKSGVTLHLYVNQLPKGAAQIPSKLRLNPLSISAWQVNNEISLHLSVEGKVFSVFSSAFDHSASKVVSMSATDKLTQWQVLGYQGALLSHFIEPVYVESILVGDSGCSDIRGMEISVSQRVEGITSQLPTFYCMMRPHISLVPSVATDSTDRGYFTYGINWSEGDSSLEVVDGLEGKTIEESPFKSGSALASRLCKAAMLHRFKLVAKEAQRQDLLATSSYREAKRMAKPYQEAKNMLRAYLLQQGFGSWLVKLSVSDNFSM; this is encoded by the exons ATGTTTCAAGCAAGGGGATCATTTCGAGGATCCATAGGATCCCCATTTGCAAAAACCCACATGAAGAATTTGCCTGCGAAGCTGGGACTGGCTGAATCATGTGAACCCCTGCCAGCCTCCAGTGGTCCAAGTGAAGATGTTTTTGGCCAACAAACTAAAG GTTATCCTGTCAAGCCAAAAGTCTCACCCAAAATGCTACTTGAAAGGTACAGGCAAGGCGAGGTGAATGCCGTGTCTTTACTCCATCAGCTTGCCCAGGTTTTACAGTTCCACCTAGAAATAAAGGAAACAGTGACCACAG gcAACATacaaggcttttattttgccttcTGTGTGGTGATCGACGGGGTCGAATACAAGACCGGCATGGGAATGACCAAGAAGGAGGCGCGGCTCAAAGCGGCAGTGCTCGCTGTGCAGGACCTTCTGCCCACCTGGGAAAACCTGAATTCTGTTTTGCCTGAAGCATCAG GAGTCCCTCCACCCCTGCCAGTGAAAGAGAAGCCCTCCATCTCTGACTTCCATCCTCATAGAGCCATTCACG CTGGGGAATGTGAGGTGGTTGCTTTCGGCACTGGGAACTTCAACACCAAAGCGAGTGCCTCGACCAGTGGGAGGATTGTGCATGATTCACATGCGGTGGTTACTGCAAGGAGATCACTTATGAG GTTTCTGTACCGGCACCTGCTGATGTTCTTCAGCAAAACGGCCAATCTGAAGGAGAGGTCTGTCTTCCAGCACAACAGCTGCAGTGGCCTCCTCAGCCTGAAGAGTGGCGTCACCCTCCATCTCTACGTGAACCAACTGCCAAAGGGTGCTGCTCAGATTCCTTCTAAGCT GCGTCTAAACCCACTCTCCATTTCTGCATGGCAAGTCAACAATGAAATCAGCCTACACCTGTCAGTGGAGGGCAag gtgTTCTCAGTTTTCTCTTCAGCCTTTGATCACTCTGCCTCCAAGGTAGTCAGCATGTCCGCCACGGACAAGCTTACTCAGTGGCAGGTGCTGggataccagggagctttgctcaGCCACTTCATCGAGCCCGTCTATGTTGAAAGCATCCTCGTAG GTGACTCTGGCTGCAGTGATATCCGTGGCATGGAGATCTCTGTGAGCCAGCGCGTGGAGGGGATCACCTCCCAGCTGCCCACATTCTACTGCATGATGAGGCCCCACATCAGCCTGGTGCCATCTGTAGCTACTGACAGCACAGACCGTGGATATTTTACCTATGGTATCAACTGGAGCGAAGGAGACAGCTCCCTGGAGGTTGTGGATGGCCTGGAGGGCAAGACAATAGAGGA ATCTCCCTTTAAGAGTGGCTCTGCTCTGGCAAGCCGTCTGTGCAAAGCAGCAATGCTACACCGCTTCAAGTTGGTGGCCAAAGAGGCCCAGAGGCAGGATCTGCTGGCCACGAGCTCCTACAGAGAAGCTAAG AGGATGGCGAAGCCGTACCAGGAGGCCAAGAACATGCTGAGGGCGTACCTGTTACAGCAGGGGTTTGGGTCCTGGCTGGTCAAGCTTTCTGTTAGTGATAACTTCAGCATGTGA
- the adad1 gene encoding adenosine deaminase domain-containing protein 1 isoform X3, producing the protein MFQARGSFRGSIGSPFAKTHMKNLPAKLGLAESCEPLPASSGPSEDVFGQQTKGNIQGFYFAFCVVIDGVEYKTGMGMTKKEARLKAAVLAVQDLLPTWENLNSVLPEASGVPPPLPVKEKPSISDFHPHRAIHERKNSVNLHIPHAVRDQLTKLMNSHPEFSACADTTAAFIIQTSGECEVVAFGTGNFNTKASASTSGRIVHDSHAVVTARRSLMRFLYRHLLMFFSKTANLKERSVFQHNSCSGLLSLKSGVTLHLYVNQLPKGAAQIPSKLRLNPLSISAWQVNNEISLHLSVEGKVFSVFSSAFDHSASKVVSMSATDKLTQWQVLGYQGALLSHFIEPVYVESILVGDSGCSDIRGMEISVSQRVEGITSQLPTFYCMMRPHISLVPSVATDSTDRGYFTYGINWSEGDSSLEVVDGLEGKTIEESPFKSGSALASRLCKAAMLHRFKLVAKEAQRQDLLATSSYREAKRMAKPYQEAKNMLRAYLLQQGFGSWLVKLSVSDNFSM; encoded by the exons ATGTTTCAAGCAAGGGGATCATTTCGAGGATCCATAGGATCCCCATTTGCAAAAACCCACATGAAGAATTTGCCTGCGAAGCTGGGACTGGCTGAATCATGTGAACCCCTGCCAGCCTCCAGTGGTCCAAGTGAAGATGTTTTTGGCCAACAAACTAAAG gcAACATacaaggcttttattttgccttcTGTGTGGTGATCGACGGGGTCGAATACAAGACCGGCATGGGAATGACCAAGAAGGAGGCGCGGCTCAAAGCGGCAGTGCTCGCTGTGCAGGACCTTCTGCCCACCTGGGAAAACCTGAATTCTGTTTTGCCTGAAGCATCAG GAGTCCCTCCACCCCTGCCAGTGAAAGAGAAGCCCTCCATCTCTGACTTCCATCCTCATAGAGCCATTCACG aaagaaagaattctGTCAACCTCCATATTCCACATGCTGTGAGGGATCAACTCACAAAACTGATGAACAGCCACCCTGAGTTCTCTGCCTGTGCTGACACCACAGCAGCATTCATTATTCAAACCT CTGGGGAATGTGAGGTGGTTGCTTTCGGCACTGGGAACTTCAACACCAAAGCGAGTGCCTCGACCAGTGGGAGGATTGTGCATGATTCACATGCGGTGGTTACTGCAAGGAGATCACTTATGAG GTTTCTGTACCGGCACCTGCTGATGTTCTTCAGCAAAACGGCCAATCTGAAGGAGAGGTCTGTCTTCCAGCACAACAGCTGCAGTGGCCTCCTCAGCCTGAAGAGTGGCGTCACCCTCCATCTCTACGTGAACCAACTGCCAAAGGGTGCTGCTCAGATTCCTTCTAAGCT GCGTCTAAACCCACTCTCCATTTCTGCATGGCAAGTCAACAATGAAATCAGCCTACACCTGTCAGTGGAGGGCAag gtgTTCTCAGTTTTCTCTTCAGCCTTTGATCACTCTGCCTCCAAGGTAGTCAGCATGTCCGCCACGGACAAGCTTACTCAGTGGCAGGTGCTGggataccagggagctttgctcaGCCACTTCATCGAGCCCGTCTATGTTGAAAGCATCCTCGTAG GTGACTCTGGCTGCAGTGATATCCGTGGCATGGAGATCTCTGTGAGCCAGCGCGTGGAGGGGATCACCTCCCAGCTGCCCACATTCTACTGCATGATGAGGCCCCACATCAGCCTGGTGCCATCTGTAGCTACTGACAGCACAGACCGTGGATATTTTACCTATGGTATCAACTGGAGCGAAGGAGACAGCTCCCTGGAGGTTGTGGATGGCCTGGAGGGCAAGACAATAGAGGA ATCTCCCTTTAAGAGTGGCTCTGCTCTGGCAAGCCGTCTGTGCAAAGCAGCAATGCTACACCGCTTCAAGTTGGTGGCCAAAGAGGCCCAGAGGCAGGATCTGCTGGCCACGAGCTCCTACAGAGAAGCTAAG AGGATGGCGAAGCCGTACCAGGAGGCCAAGAACATGCTGAGGGCGTACCTGTTACAGCAGGGGTTTGGGTCCTGGCTGGTCAAGCTTTCTGTTAGTGATAACTTCAGCATGTGA